A stretch of the Panthera uncia isolate 11264 chromosome E2 unlocalized genomic scaffold, Puncia_PCG_1.0 HiC_scaffold_20, whole genome shotgun sequence genome encodes the following:
- the CE2H16orf46 gene encoding uncharacterized protein C16orf46 homolog isoform X2 gives MDLCQENEAELENSENDETELTYTCPDERSEKNHVCCLLNISDITLEQDEKARDFVIGTGWEEAVQGWGRTSPTACIWSRKKLKKARPEEKVLSVEKDECVACACGLKRVDGKGEKRPVELAKHPKVNDTLPFPPWAAPAPLLADHERGCLHWSLLPEKHLVCPPNPGNVCCLATVQLLQKQGAQNYKAKFKAREPRPAVNTQKLVLTEAKQENRSKTLETKVFPKTLLPSLTVSRVVIPVSTHRLL, from the exons ATGGATCTCTGTCAGGAAAATGAGGCTGAGTTAGAAAATAGTGAAAACGATGAGACGGAATTAACCTATACTTGCCCAGATGAAAGAAGCGAGAAGAATCACGTTTGTTGTCTTCTCAACATCAGCGACATTACGCTTGAACAAGATGAAAAAGCCCGTGACTTTGTCATCGGAACTGGATGGGAAGAAGCC GTACAAGGCTGGGGAAGGACATCTCCAACCGCCTGCATCTGGTCCAGGAAGAAGCTTAAAAAGGCGAGG CCAGAAGAGAAGGTGCTGAGTGTGGAAAAGGATGAGTGTGTGGCTTGTGCGTGTGGACTGAAAAGGGTTGACGGGAAAGGTGAAAAGAGACCTGTTGAGCTGGCCAAGCACCCTAAGGTCAATGACACATTGCCTTTCCCTCCCTGGGCGGCCCCCGCACCCCTGCTGGCGGATCACGAGAGGGGCTGCCTGCACTGGTCCCTCCTGCCTGAGAAACACCTGGTGTGCCCTCCCAATCCCGGCAACGTGTGCTGTCTGGCCACCGTGCAGCTTTTGCAGAAACAGGGGGCGCAAAACTACAAAGCCAAATTCAAAGCCAGGGAGCCAAGACCTGCCGTGAACACCCAAAAGCTCGTTCTCACAGAGGCCAAGCAGGAAAACAGGTCCAAAACGTTGGAGACCAAAGTGTTCCC
- the CE2H16orf46 gene encoding uncharacterized protein C16orf46 homolog isoform X1, whose product MDLCQENEAELENSENDETELTYTCPDERSEKNHVCCLLNISDITLEQDEKARDFVIGTGWEEAVQGWGRTSPTACIWSRKKLKKARVRESASSCLLCVSLSQGSSEAGPQSEVGKLGSVGPEKARGSPSQTQGTRQGPTTASREISKVCFPTSSQGEKKSLQIKEFIWCKEDWATPEAIRGKGPGQGPSISYSLTSRALLVLPPLKASPPYGLDVLGKKSKNFFLQPEEKVLSVEKDECVACACGLKRVDGKGEKRPVELAKHPKVNDTLPFPPWAAPAPLLADHERGCLHWSLLPEKHLVCPPNPGNVCCLATVQLLQKQGAQNYKAKFKAREPRPAVNTQKLVLTEAKQENRSKTLETKVFPKTLLPSLTVSRVVIPVSTHRLL is encoded by the exons ATGGATCTCTGTCAGGAAAATGAGGCTGAGTTAGAAAATAGTGAAAACGATGAGACGGAATTAACCTATACTTGCCCAGATGAAAGAAGCGAGAAGAATCACGTTTGTTGTCTTCTCAACATCAGCGACATTACGCTTGAACAAGATGAAAAAGCCCGTGACTTTGTCATCGGAACTGGATGGGAAGAAGCC GTACAAGGCTGGGGAAGGACATCTCCAACCGCCTGCATCTGGTCCAGGAAGAAGCTTAAAAAGGCGAGGGTGAGAGAAAGTGCCAGCAGCTGCTTACTCTGTGTCAGTCTCTCCCAAGGGAGTTCTGAGGCCGGGCCTCAGTCGGAGGTGGGGAAGCTGGGGTCCGTGGGTCCGGAGAAGGCTCGAGGCAGCCCCTCCCAGACTCAGGGGACCCGCCAAGGCCCCACCACCGCCTCCAGGGAGATTAGCAAGGTCTGCTTTCCCACTTCCagtcagggagagaaaaaaagtctgCAAATAAAGGAGTTTATTTGGTGCAAGGAAGACTGGGCCACCCCTGAGGCTATTAGGGGCAAGGGCCCGGGCCAAGGTCCCTCCATCTCATACTCCTTGACTTCCAGGGCCCTTTTAGTCCTACCTCCCCTGAAGGCTTCACCCCCATACGGCTTGGATGTTCTGGGTAAGAAGAGTAAGAACTTTTTCTTGCAGCCAGAAGAGAAGGTGCTGAGTGTGGAAAAGGATGAGTGTGTGGCTTGTGCGTGTGGACTGAAAAGGGTTGACGGGAAAGGTGAAAAGAGACCTGTTGAGCTGGCCAAGCACCCTAAGGTCAATGACACATTGCCTTTCCCTCCCTGGGCGGCCCCCGCACCCCTGCTGGCGGATCACGAGAGGGGCTGCCTGCACTGGTCCCTCCTGCCTGAGAAACACCTGGTGTGCCCTCCCAATCCCGGCAACGTGTGCTGTCTGGCCACCGTGCAGCTTTTGCAGAAACAGGGGGCGCAAAACTACAAAGCCAAATTCAAAGCCAGGGAGCCAAGACCTGCCGTGAACACCCAAAAGCTCGTTCTCACAGAGGCCAAGCAGGAAAACAGGTCCAAAACGTTGGAGACCAAAGTGTTCCC